The sequence aaattaataacttgGCCGTTACAAAAGTCGTTActataagataattttttttgtagtgtggGTGCCGTGCAATCGCTCAAAAAACGCTGACCCATGGAGTATTaagatttttcttatttttagagGGCAAATATCATTTTGACTTTATTCGTCATATTTTTCtgttcattttatatttaaatttggatcCAATTGAATCTAATCAAAACAACCTAAATAAAAAGACACAAATTCGACTTATCCACAATTCAAAGTAAATATTGAGACAACATATCTTAATGCGACTCACAACACAAGAGATCACCCCTACGTTTATACCAAAACCAAcgttttgattataaaaaagaacaagatCCTATATATTTAGGCGATGAAGCATACGACAGCACATAGAGAGTTGTTCACAAGGCATAAAGAGACAAATAGAAGGTACTGATATGCGTAAACCATTAGATCTTCCCAACTCCACCGGAGTGCAGGCGGAGAGTCCGACTGGGGACGACCTGAAGCACACCCGGTTGTTGTGAGAGCGCAGACACCTGGTCTGGAGTCAGCTTGGCAGAAAAGCCACTTGCAGCATGCCTGTAGCTGTACACCAGAGCCTTCTTCGCAGCATCCTCACTGCCAAGAACAGAGGTCAGAGTCTGGATATGAAACGCTTCTGGATCCTGGGCTTCAGGTTTTTCGACGTAAACGATGTGAACTTGGGCATCCGATGATGACGAGTCAACCGCCATGGATGGGATCAAGAACGACAAGAGCAGAAATGTTTGTGCTAGGACAATTGTTGGGAGAAAGTTGTTGGTCTGCATCCCCTCTTTGTCTTCTTGGATGTGAATTTAAAGGGCTTCTTCCATTCGGACAAGGGATGCCAATTCTTGTCCTTTCTATCTTTCTTATGCCTTCCGTGTGGTTGGATATTCATCACAACATTGAATTGTTGTTTGGAATTTAGTATTCAATTGATATAAAACAAGGGTTTCGTTAAGATTCTTGAATGTAAAAAGGgcttatgcaatttatttcatGTCATGTca comes from Sesamum indicum cultivar Zhongzhi No. 13 linkage group LG10, S_indicum_v1.0, whole genome shotgun sequence and encodes:
- the LOC105172365 gene encoding subtilisin-like protease SBT3.14; amino-acid sequence: MQTNNFLPTIVLAQTFLLLSFLIPSMAVDSSSSDAQVHIVYVEKPEAQDPEAFHIQTLTSVLGSEDAAKKALVYSYRHAASGFSAKLTPDQVSALSQQPGVLQVVPSRTLRLHSGGVGKI